The genomic interval ATTCTTTCGACGACAGTGAGAGCgatttcgaacgaattattTCGTAAGGCTCGAACGAGAAGGGGAGCGGTTGGATGTCTCCTATAAATTGGTGGCAGGACGATTCGTTGTCACTCGTTGTCCACTCGTCGAATCAACAAGtgaattaaaaatgttcaagCTCGTCGTAAGTGAAAGCATCGTAATTAAAACTCTTTGCCATAAACAATTgagataattttatcgaaggCATTTAAGAAGAGATATACGATTTAAacgatagatattatttaacatcgtcgggtggagaaaaaagatacgtaTTTACACGAACGTTTGTTTCAGAGCTTCTTCGTCCTCGTAGCCGTCGCGTGCGTAAACGCCGCGCCAGGCGGATTAATCGCAGCCCCAGCAGCGGTTGCGGCCATTCCGGCACCAATTGTCACTGCTAGAAGCAGCCAAGTTGTCGCGAGAAATTACAATACGTTCGCTGCCGCACCATTGGCCTACACCGCAGCTGCTGTCGCAGCCCCTGTAGCCGCACCGGTTGCTTACACCGCACCATTCGCAGCCGCACCAGTGGCATACACCGCACCATTCCCAGCGGCAGCACCCTTCGCATATGCCGCACCCGCTCTCCACGCCGCACCCCTCGTACTTAAATAAgaacttttactttcttcctcGGCTCGATTATGTCTACTGATCTTatgttagaaatataaaaaactttttcatcCTACACAAACCATACTTTGTTTTTAATGTCACATCCCTTTCAGCTTATTATCttcaatatatgtattataaagaCAGCTTCCTATAAATATCTCGATTGACATCGATGAAATATCTGTCATATACGTTGGCAAAGTAATTATTGGATATAATGCTAACATTGCGTCTCTTTGATCTCGTTACAGTGtcataaaattatcaatacctctgaagattctctctctctctctctctctctctctctccctctctctctcgttgttGCAAGTCATTGTCAATCCAACTGAACCACGTTTGTAAAGATCCTACGAAATGCGCGAAACGAATAGCTCTGGATTCAGATATGacaagtttttaattaatgcagATGGCGAACAAAACGCGTCGTTCAAACGAGAAATGGAAATGACATTTAGAGGAAATGAGGTTCCGAAGAGACATTGAATGGTGCTAGAACACTTGCTCCTTTTTCATTACAACTAGTTAGAATTCTCGATTGTTTCATCGTGAAACTATCAcctttaataacatttttaaaacgattaaGACGCctcaaagatattttaattcattcattaaattcgtcttcctttctcgatcaaatatataacgttTCGAGAGTCGATACAAACTTTTgtgatataatatgtattgcGTAGAGACGCATGACGATATTTGCTCGACGCAGAGTACATAACTAATATCGAtaggtaaaataaaattgttgttTGAATTTAAATAGAGCTTATGCAATTGCTTTGTTAACTTTCTTCTCATGttgtttattactattttattcattctatGAAGCaatcgaaaatcgaaaaaaaagtaaataaaagtgtACGCAAACGTAATGAATAAATGATGTCTGCCgacgataatattaaaaatataatccttGACATTTTCTTGGTAATTTATACGAAAATCCTTTTCGTAAAGGAAAGGTCTTTGTGAATCGTGAAATAagaatcattattaaaaataataattcctaATCAATATGCATGAATTTATAGAAATCGCGGTGGCAGTAAAGTCACGGCTTATCGCTAAAACCTTAACGTTCTAGGTCGTGAAGTTCGGTTCATCCTTTACGTAATCTATCGAGAGCTCATTGTGAGCTCGATCacgtagaagaaagaaagtgtatTGAATGGTCGTTGGGACTGGTATAAAAACGATAGCAGTTCGGACATTGGCATTGTACGGTGCTTCTTCGAATCGAGCAACATGAACTCTTTCGTTACGGTGAGTCCGATCGATGGGACatcgaaacgataaaagaCAATCTCGCCTAATAAAATTCTGTCGTACTAACGTACTCGGGTGTATTTTCAGGTAACAGTCGCGGCTGTGCTCGCAATGGCGCAGGTTGTCCTGACCGGAGTGGTTCCTGCGGCTCCACTCGTGGCCGCTCCTGCGGCACCGATAGTAGCCGCACCAGCAGCGGTTGCGGCACCTGCGGCAATTGGCTATGCCAAGGCTGTACCATACAACGTTCCACCGTACGCGTCTAGAGTCGACATCAGCTCGAAAACCATCGCTGCGCCATTCGTTGCATCTGCACCCTTCGTAGCCGCAGCACCAGCCGCACCGGTCTTAGCCGCGGCACCAGCCGCACCGGTCGTAGCCGCGGCACCAGCCGCACCAGCTCCGATCGTCACCGCACCTGGCCTCTTCCAAGCTACTTACGCCGGAAGTTTGACCGCTCCTCTCGCTCAGTTCGCAGCTGCGGCTTACGGACCTACGGTTTTCGGCTAAACTCCGATGAAATTGGATTGATCGACGACGATGTTGCATCTCTGGCtgttcatcttctttttttttcctttttgttaatGCTCGTCCACCAATAAACGTTTCTTACCACtcttaataatctttcttctttctacattCTTTTCCAAAGCAAAACATTGGGTATCATCTCGTTTGGGTTCGATGGTTCGTTATATCGCaatttcgatctctttctttccttacgAATAGAAAGCATGCTACGAATAAATTTCACAGTCCTTCCCAACGTCTTCGTTAGCGTGAGAAAGCAAATTATTACCCGATATAATTAACCCCCAAGGCGACTTATGTTTTGCCAACCTTAAGCTCTTTTCAACGAGAGTGCCTTTCCCTTATGAAATTGTACACGTTCCAAGAAATATGCACATACGTCCTGCCGCATGAAGGAATTGCTCGTGATATTCTCGATTTTCCCTTTTGCGGGAAACAGGCTTCTACGTAAATAACGTATTTTttatgtgtgcgcgtgtgtgcgcgtataagcacttctctttctatccgaGTGCATCCTGAAAGGAGcccgagaaagaaaaggaagaacgtGAGTCCTGTAAAAGAAATCCGGGCAACGATCGACAACTCGATCTGGTTCAACCTTGCAGCAGAAACCTTGAAGATTATATCCTGCTTTTGAAATACGACAACGACGAGTAAGAAAGACGGGAAGTCGCTGAGAAAGGCTCGCTATTTGcgtgaaattattatagaacGAAGAACAAactaaaaaatcaattttacacAATGATCGTTGGATTATAAGATCGAAGAATTCGATATAATGATCGTTAAATTAGAAGATTTAAGAATCCAATAagtttgagaaagaaaaaaagagtatagTCTATAATCGAGAAGCATTCGTTTTATTctgcaataaataatttcgttaataGATATCTCGTTTCTACGCACTCGTTACGAAATCAAGCCAATTAAGACGGTAATTAACTCGAGACAAAGATACGAAGGGAGTCGACTAATAAggatttaagaataaaaaggatccGATTGATAAGAGATTTTGATGTATGTGTATCAGAGAGACAGTAGTCGGTAATATCGCGTTTCACGGTACTGATatcacgaaaaaagaaaaaacgagggGCTAAGACGCCATCGTTacaaaaaaggtaaaaaatttgaagaagaaagtttataaaatatataacgctGTTATACATCGCAACGATTCGcttcgtcgataaaaaaattcgagaCACGTTCCGAGGTGGACGATAGCTGCTTCACCCACCGATGTCTCAATAGGGAGAAGAAATTGTACGAAACGCTTGTTAAAGTATTTAGGACGGTCTCTAAGCGATTAATTTTCCAGAAGGTGACCGTTGCAAAAGATGATTAAAATTACCTCGTTAAAACGTAGACGTAACATTCTGATACGTAATCGTACTATCGATGATTCGtaggatatacattttttgcttttgaagtaatatataagttttggaagcaacatatatatatatatatataaataatcgaaacgaatatgattttatatggTCGCAATATTCATTGCCGCAAATATGCCAATCAAAAAGATCGCAAGCACGTAtacgatcgatatcgatctcgtggaacgatcgaacgttttGTGAAACGAAATCTACCCGATAAGATCcgtaagaaaaatctttctcttttcaatgtCAATCTGCCGGAAGTTGCTCCACGAGATAGGCTCGCAAATCACCTACCGGGCACACCTACGATACGAAACTAAGCGAAACGCGATCTTTGTTTTTCGCCTCACGTCTCGAATCACGATCGAATTTCGTTAAATCGTTCGATGGAGTtaccaaaaaaagaagttcCTCGAGACGAAGGCGCAACGCCGATGGAACGGGTGGCATCGAACGGGCGTGGCCAAACGTACGCAGAGGTCATCTAGTATGCAAGACCGTGATCCTCGGTATTGTGAGAT from Vespula vulgaris chromosome 11, iyVesVulg1.1, whole genome shotgun sequence carries:
- the LOC127067788 gene encoding cuticle protein 16.5-like produces the protein MFKLVSFFVLVAVACVNAAPGGLIAAPAAVAAIPAPIVTARSSQVVARNYNTFAAAPLAYTAAAVAAPVAAPVAYTAPFAAAPVAYTAPFPAAAPFAYAAPALHAAPLVLKKKESVLNGRWDWYKNDSSSDIGIVRCFFESSNMNSFVTVTVAAVLAMAQVVLTGVVPAAPLVAAPAAPIVAAPAAVAAPAAIGYAKAVPYNVPPYASRVDISSKTIAAPFVASAPFVAAAPAAPVLAAAPAAPVVAAAPAAPAPIVTAPGLFQATYAGSLTAPLAQFAAAAYGPTVFG